In Chryseobacterium oranimense, a single window of DNA contains:
- a CDS encoding DUF6161 domain-containing protein: MELQEARKIIRESAYTDYLNEFEYEFILPHLDFKVKFVGLINIFKFFKEQDEGWKVKLSDISSSRFNDSTNFFSIAHTHIEKFFNEYIANNIYNEKNLQDTFNSYRPAYFSPSQNVFLSDSSEVDFLLKLLINDEEKFRGAFRFFTSQAMDYNSRKSVEGYILSYEFANRENSVLFNRRESEKRYVNEIRNKIQNVEDDYNNKVISLVQKIEEDYKNNTDLQEENQSKSRQLLADWLKFKRDSFFGFLDNTNLEFKTLFDNSQSEFDSLQNQYSELLKLQEPVKYWNDRAKELNTKANMILIVIVVFSLLFAIMVYFLLWFTPEGLLESLFDGNKYKAIRWSFVFLIFVSIFFVVIKALMKYMFSNYHLARDAEEREKLTYLYISIRNNAEVSEEEKKIVFQALFSRSDTGLLKEDSSPTMPGISTIIEKNIK; encoded by the coding sequence ATGGAATTACAAGAAGCTCGCAAAATAATTAGAGAATCTGCATATACAGATTATCTTAACGAATTTGAATATGAATTTATCTTGCCACATTTAGACTTTAAAGTCAAATTTGTTGGATTAATTAATATTTTTAAATTTTTTAAAGAACAAGATGAGGGCTGGAAGGTAAAGTTATCAGATATTTCAAGTAGTAGATTTAATGATTCAACAAATTTTTTTTCTATTGCACATACTCATATTGAAAAATTTTTTAATGAATATATAGCTAATAATATATACAATGAAAAAAATTTACAAGATACTTTTAACAGTTATCGACCTGCTTATTTTTCTCCAAGTCAAAATGTTTTTTTATCGGATTCATCAGAAGTAGATTTTTTACTTAAATTATTGATAAATGATGAGGAAAAATTTCGAGGTGCATTTAGATTTTTTACATCTCAAGCTATGGATTATAATTCACGAAAAAGTGTAGAAGGATATATTCTTAGTTATGAATTTGCAAATCGTGAAAATTCTGTGTTATTTAATCGGAGAGAATCCGAAAAGAGATACGTTAATGAGATTAGAAATAAAATTCAAAATGTTGAAGATGACTATAATAATAAAGTAATTTCATTAGTTCAAAAAATCGAAGAAGATTACAAAAATAATACTGATTTACAAGAAGAGAATCAGTCAAAATCTCGTCAACTTCTGGCTGACTGGTTAAAATTTAAAAGAGATAGTTTCTTCGGATTTTTAGATAATACAAATCTAGAATTTAAAACACTTTTTGATAATTCTCAATCAGAATTTGATAGTTTGCAGAATCAATATAGTGAGTTGCTAAAACTGCAAGAACCTGTAAAATATTGGAATGATAGAGCAAAAGAACTTAATACTAAAGCAAATATGATTCTTATAGTAATTGTAGTTTTTTCTTTATTATTTGCTATTATGGTTTATTTTTTATTGTGGTTTACACCTGAAGGTTTATTAGAGTCTCTTTTTGATGGTAACAAGTATAAAGCTATTAGATGGTCTTTTGTATTTTTAATTTTTGTATCTATTTTCTTTGTTGTAATAAAGGCTTTAATGAAATATATGTTTAGTAATTATCATTTGGCTCGAGATGCAGAAGAAAGAGAAAAATTGACTTATTTATATATTTCAATACGTAATAATGCAGAAGTCTCAGAGGAAGAGAAAAAAATAGTATTTCAAGCATTATTCAGTCGATCTGATACAGGACTATTAAAAGAAGATTCTTCTCCTACAATGCCAGGTATCTCGACAATAATTGAAAAAAATATAAAATAA
- a CDS encoding helix-turn-helix transcriptional regulator translates to MSKLNNEDIELRNKITQRLIDLRESTGLSQSDFAKLHDIDRQQVNRWESFESERGVTIYTIKRFCNLLKITLQDFFNDPLFNNSDKN, encoded by the coding sequence ATGAGCAAACTTAACAATGAAGATATTGAACTTAGAAATAAAATAACTCAAAGATTAATTGATTTGAGAGAGTCTACCGGATTGAGCCAAAGTGATTTTGCTAAGCTTCATGACATTGATAGACAACAAGTAAACAGATGGGAAAGTTTTGAAAGTGAACGAGGAGTTACAATTTACACAATAAAAAGATTCTGTAATCTCTTAAAAATTACATTACAAGATTTTTTTAATGATCCTTTATTTAATAATTCTGACAAAAATTAA
- a CDS encoding DUF2911 domain-containing protein has translation MKTIIKSAAVLVATMTISMNAFAQETKKPASPPATATGKIKDATITIAYSSPSVKGRTIWGGLEAYNKVWRAGANEATTFETDKDITVQGKPLPAGKYSFFLIPKESGTWTAIFNKEPKQWGAFKYEEAKDALRVDVKTKALPTRQETLVYKINNNGFTMDWDKISVPVEIK, from the coding sequence ATGAAAACCATCATTAAATCTGCTGCCGTCCTTGTTGCCACCATGACCATCTCCATGAATGCCTTTGCACAGGAAACTAAAAAACCTGCCAGCCCTCCGGCCACTGCTACAGGAAAAATTAAAGATGCCACCATTACAATAGCCTATAGCAGTCCTTCTGTAAAAGGGCGTACCATATGGGGCGGTTTAGAAGCTTATAATAAAGTTTGGCGGGCGGGCGCCAATGAAGCCACTACTTTCGAAACGGATAAAGACATTACCGTTCAGGGTAAACCGCTGCCTGCAGGTAAATACAGCTTTTTCCTGATCCCTAAAGAATCCGGAACATGGACAGCGATTTTTAATAAAGAGCCAAAACAATGGGGCGCTTTTAAATACGAAGAAGCAAAAGATGCTTTACGCGTTGATGTAAAAACAAAAGCTTTACCAACCAGACAGGAAACTTTAGTTTATAAAATAAACAATAACGGATTCACAATGGATTGGGATAAAATCTCAGTTCCTGTAGAGATTAAGTAA
- a CDS encoding helix-turn-helix transcriptional regulator — MNKKLIAVRKARKITQADIATYLKISQTQYQKRETGKIKISDQEWKDIARLLDVSVEEIFEECPNQYLVLQKKIEILKLELKALSSKKKQPK, encoded by the coding sequence ATGAACAAGAAGTTAATCGCTGTACGAAAAGCAAGAAAAATTACCCAGGCAGATATTGCCACTTACCTTAAAATAAGCCAGACCCAGTACCAAAAAAGAGAAACAGGAAAAATTAAAATTTCGGATCAGGAATGGAAAGATATTGCCAGGCTGCTGGATGTTTCCGTAGAAGAAATTTTTGAAGAATGTCCCAATCAATATCTGGTATTACAAAAAAAAATAGAAATCTTAAAACTGGAACTCAAAGCACTAAGTTCGAAGAAGAAACAGCCCAAATAA
- the gwsG gene encoding grasp-with-spasm system ATP-grasp peptide maturase encodes MIIIFSKNYGENTTDDVLNWLYHHKKDNEVILRINGDDLLNKDFYIDISNSEFNFNDQKIDNQIVHTIWFRRTFDQDSLNIEPKIFDEFHNNKTLENHLLSELGTIYRFLESFLDNSVWINKYSESLNKLKTLKLAEKHGLKIPDTYITNKIEIINQLAADKNLITKPISDAVTLFDHDSHYMMYTSEVNEIKKEGHIFPTKLQSKIDKKFELRIFYIDDVFYSMAIFSQNDHRTKVDFRNYNFKKSNRNVPYQLPVNIESSLKELVKELNLKTCSIDMIVSKDEEYYFLEINPVGQFGMVSKPCNYHLEEQMALYILKNYEENNNEIKK; translated from the coding sequence ATGATAATTATTTTTAGTAAAAATTACGGTGAGAATACAACAGATGATGTTTTGAATTGGTTGTATCATCACAAAAAAGACAATGAAGTAATACTTAGAATAAATGGTGATGATTTACTAAATAAAGACTTTTATATTGACATCTCCAATTCCGAATTTAATTTTAATGATCAGAAAATAGATAATCAGATTGTACATACTATTTGGTTCAGACGCACTTTTGATCAGGATTCTTTAAATATTGAACCCAAAATTTTTGATGAATTTCATAATAACAAAACCCTGGAAAACCATTTACTATCCGAATTAGGAACAATATATAGGTTTTTAGAATCGTTTTTAGACAATTCAGTCTGGATCAATAAATACAGTGAAAGTTTAAATAAACTGAAAACACTTAAACTTGCTGAAAAACATGGTCTGAAAATTCCAGATACCTATATAACCAACAAAATAGAGATCATTAACCAATTAGCAGCAGATAAAAATCTGATTACAAAACCCATAAGCGATGCTGTAACCCTTTTTGATCATGATTCTCATTATATGATGTATACAAGCGAAGTCAATGAAATAAAAAAAGAGGGCCATATTTTTCCTACCAAACTTCAAAGTAAAATAGATAAAAAATTTGAGCTTAGAATATTCTATATAGACGATGTTTTTTATTCTATGGCTATATTTTCCCAAAATGATCATAGAACCAAGGTCGATTTTAGAAATTATAATTTTAAGAAAAGCAACAGAAATGTACCTTATCAACTACCGGTAAATATAGAATCAAGTTTAAAAGAATTAGTTAAAGAATTAAATCTGAAAACTTGCTCGATAGATATGATCGTTTCAAAAGATGAAGAGTACTATTTTCTTGAAATAAATCCTGTAGGGCAGTTTGGAATGGTTTCCAAACCATGTAATTATCATTTGGAAGAACAAATGGCATTATATATATTGAAAAATTATGAAGAAAATAACAACGAAATTAAAAAATAA
- the gwsS gene encoding grasp-with-spasm system SPASM domain peptide maturase, translated as MTYFNRFACCLVNYGHTRSIICDVQRNNYYLIPNSLYILLTEEFPNFSIEEIYESYGKENEEHLKDYLNFLLVNEIGFIDTQIIKELVPLNLDYKVAESISSMIIDLSKESFFLEDSVQIAKFIDTNRVKQLQIRCYDAIDLHMFSKFLNDLSNTTLKGIEIILPYKMKLENRLINKNIINSNDKIFRLIYFGCNETKHDKYLNRMIIYVEDKIINKKSCGLISSKYFNSNLETYTLSNSHNSCLHKKISIDSEGNIRNCPSMPQSFGNIKDTALEEALSNPDFKKYWNLTKDSIEVCKDCEFRYICTDCRAYTERTHTNSEDLDTSKPLKCGYNPYTGEWEEWSTNPLKEKAISYYGMQDLVKVK; from the coding sequence ATGACTTATTTTAATAGATTTGCTTGTTGCCTGGTAAATTATGGGCATACAAGAAGTATAATTTGCGATGTACAAAGAAATAATTACTACCTGATTCCAAATTCTCTCTATATTCTACTTACTGAAGAGTTTCCAAATTTTTCCATTGAAGAAATTTATGAAAGCTATGGAAAAGAAAATGAAGAACACTTAAAAGATTATTTAAATTTTTTATTGGTAAATGAAATAGGGTTTATAGATACCCAAATCATAAAAGAACTGGTTCCTTTAAATTTAGATTATAAGGTTGCCGAATCAATTTCCAGTATGATAATTGATCTCAGTAAAGAATCTTTTTTTCTTGAAGATTCAGTTCAAATTGCAAAATTTATTGATACAAACAGAGTAAAACAATTACAAATCAGATGTTATGATGCAATTGATCTACATATGTTTTCTAAATTTTTGAATGATCTGTCTAACACAACTTTAAAAGGTATTGAAATAATCTTACCTTATAAAATGAAATTAGAAAACAGATTAATCAATAAGAACATTATTAACTCAAATGATAAAATTTTTAGATTGATTTATTTTGGATGTAATGAAACTAAACATGATAAATATTTGAACAGAATGATAATTTATGTTGAAGATAAAATCATAAACAAAAAAAGCTGCGGATTGATTTCTTCAAAATATTTTAATTCTAATCTCGAAACCTATACTTTATCCAACAGCCACAACTCCTGTCTCCACAAAAAAATTTCCATAGATTCTGAAGGTAACATTAGAAACTGCCCTTCCATGCCTCAAAGTTTTGGGAATATTAAAGATACTGCTTTAGAAGAAGCATTATCTAACCCTGATTTCAAAAAATACTGGAACTTAACCAAAGACAGCATAGAAGTTTGTAAAGATTGTGAATTTCGGTATATCTGTACAGATTGCAGAGCTTATACAGAAAGAACTCATACTAATTCTGAAGATTTAGATACTTCAAAACCTTTAAAATGCGGATATAATCCATACACCGGTGAATGGGAAGAATGGAGCACCAATCCGCTTAAAGAAAAAGCAATCAGTTATTACGGAATGCAGGATTTGGTAAAGGTAAAATAA
- a CDS encoding helix-turn-helix domain-containing protein, translating into MNSKLADYRRKKGLSQQQLADVSGVSIRTIQRIETGKVEAHPSTLKMLADALEVDTEKLTINETLSESPEIKNGDKIKPVFHMLALIGLFFPVFNIILPGLLWFFKKDESQAYDLEGKSVINFQITMSLLFIPAVLLMIFVFSVGFPLMLIIYLYTLVMCIINVFRSINKKDSFYPLTYLFLK; encoded by the coding sequence ATGAATTCGAAATTAGCAGATTACAGACGTAAAAAAGGACTGAGCCAGCAGCAGCTTGCAGATGTTTCAGGGGTGAGTATAAGAACGATACAGCGCATTGAAACCGGAAAAGTGGAAGCACATCCCTCCACACTAAAAATGCTTGCGGACGCACTTGAAGTGGACACTGAAAAACTCACGATAAATGAAACCTTATCAGAATCTCCGGAGATCAAAAATGGAGATAAAATAAAACCGGTTTTTCACATGTTAGCGCTCATCGGGCTTTTTTTTCCTGTGTTTAACATTATTCTTCCCGGACTTCTATGGTTTTTTAAAAAAGATGAATCCCAGGCTTACGACCTTGAAGGGAAATCAGTCATTAATTTTCAGATCACAATGTCTCTTCTTTTTATACCGGCGGTTTTATTAATGATCTTTGTATTTTCCGTTGGATTTCCGCTGATGTTGATCATCTATCTTTATACACTCGTTATGTGTATCATAAATGTTTTCAGGAGCATCAACAAAAAAGACAGCTTCTATCCTTTGACCTATCTGTTTTTGAAATAA